A part of Venenivibrio stagnispumantis genomic DNA contains:
- the radA gene encoding DNA repair protein RadA: MKKEKTIYVCNECGATFPTWTGKCPSCGAFGSMVEEKLDKKQKITYPKEDINILPITKAKQESSFTRFKTGFKTLDEALGGGFVLGQVVLVSGEPGIGKSTLLLQISSNLANHKKVLYITAEESAHQVYLRAERINALKDNLYIVANTNLETILEAIDKLNPEFIVLDSVQTVYSSELESGAGSVSQVRYISSKITQIAKEKGITSIIVGQVTKEGSIAGPKVLEHIVDTVAQFEGERGHAYRVLKIIKNRFGASGELTVFNMKETGMEEVLDLSSFFLSERPENKAGSIIFPYTEGSKPILVEVQALVSKTVYAVPQRKTQGIDINMLAIITAILEKEANLFLKDRDIFVNVVGGIQIDEPAVMLPVALAIVSSFKNIPIKSYITAFGEVGLTGEVRSVHYSEIRIKESKKFGFNKIISSNKIKDENVIGISHINEAIKIITE, translated from the coding sequence ATGAAAAAAGAGAAAACCATTTATGTTTGCAATGAATGTGGTGCAACATTTCCAACATGGACAGGTAAATGCCCTTCCTGTGGTGCTTTTGGTAGTATGGTAGAAGAAAAGTTAGATAAAAAACAAAAAATCACATATCCAAAAGAAGATATAAATATCTTACCTATTACAAAAGCAAAACAGGAAAGCAGTTTTACAAGATTTAAAACAGGATTTAAAACCTTAGATGAAGCTCTTGGTGGTGGTTTTGTATTGGGTCAGGTTGTTCTTGTTTCCGGAGAACCGGGAATAGGAAAATCCACATTATTGCTTCAAATATCTTCAAATCTTGCAAATCATAAAAAAGTGCTTTATATCACAGCAGAAGAATCAGCCCATCAGGTGTATTTAAGGGCAGAAAGAATAAATGCTTTAAAAGATAATCTTTATATAGTTGCAAATACAAATTTAGAAACTATTTTAGAAGCCATAGATAAATTAAATCCGGAGTTTATCGTTCTTGATTCTGTTCAAACAGTTTATTCTTCTGAGCTTGAATCCGGAGCAGGCTCTGTTTCACAAGTAAGATATATAAGCTCAAAAATAACCCAAATAGCAAAAGAAAAAGGCATAACATCAATAATAGTCGGTCAGGTAACAAAAGAAGGAAGTATAGCAGGCCCAAAGGTGCTTGAACATATTGTTGATACAGTAGCCCAATTTGAAGGTGAAAGAGGTCATGCTTACAGGGTTTTAAAAATAATAAAAAATAGGTTTGGAGCTTCCGGTGAGCTTACCGTTTTTAATATGAAAGAAACGGGCATGGAAGAAGTTTTAGATTTATCTTCCTTCTTTTTATCAGAAAGACCTGAAAACAAAGCCGGTAGCATTATATTTCCGTATACAGAAGGTTCTAAACCTATTTTAGTTGAGGTGCAGGCTCTTGTTTCCAAAACCGTTTATGCAGTTCCCCAAAGAAAAACCCAGGGAATAGATATTAATATGCTTGCTATAATTACTGCTATTTTAGAAAAAGAAGCTAATCTATTTTTAAAAGATAGGGATATTTTTGTGAATGTGGTAGGAGGTATTCAGATAGATGAACCGGCTGTGATGCTTCCGGTTGCACTTGCTATTGTTTCTTCTTTTAAGAATATTCCTATTAAATCTTATATTACAGCTTTTGGAGAAGTTGGATTAACCGGAGAAGTAAGGTCTGTCCATTATTCAGAAATCAGAATAAAAGAATCAAAAAAATTTGGATTTAATAAAATAATCAGTTCTAATAAAATAAAAGATGAAAATGTAATAGGTATAAGCCATATAAATGAAGCAATTAAAATTATAACTGAATAG
- a CDS encoding class I SAM-dependent RNA methyltransferase produces MKIEKLVYGGFGIGREEGKVYFVPYVLPDEEVVVSPIKEKKEYIEAKLKEIIEENPDRTKPECEYFGLCGGCDYLHIKYQAQLKYKKAILQEIFQRIAKIDIEIDNIIPSENQYFYRNKTQLKVDTKSGKIGFYKKNLNEVVEIDKCLLVSEEINPVITNLKKVIPLLPVLPKEIHIFSNQKEILLKFIYKKEPRKIILTKDRVKKFISPLVVGFGDYVEKDGKIEKLRFVGQDYLIFDIEGFKYKASVDSFFQVNKFQIKNLINLVLKHIDYDKVADLYCGVGLFTIPASKICKEAIGVEISYQAIKDANFNKKLNNLKNVKFYPSSTEKALQIIKYFSPDIVIIDPPRAGLTKEVINQLVNISNLKKIIYVSCDPATLARDVKLFIENGFKIKETNLIDMFPNTYHIESIIVIER; encoded by the coding sequence ATGAAGATAGAAAAATTAGTTTATGGTGGCTTTGGAATAGGAAGAGAAGAGGGAAAAGTTTATTTTGTTCCTTATGTTTTGCCCGATGAAGAGGTTGTTGTTTCACCAATAAAAGAAAAAAAAGAGTATATAGAAGCAAAGCTAAAAGAAATAATAGAAGAAAATCCTGACAGAACAAAACCAGAATGTGAATATTTTGGATTATGCGGTGGTTGTGATTATTTACATATTAAATATCAAGCCCAGTTAAAATACAAAAAGGCTATACTTCAAGAGATATTTCAAAGAATAGCAAAAATTGATATAGAAATTGATAATATAATTCCTTCTGAAAACCAATATTTTTATAGAAATAAAACCCAGCTAAAAGTGGATACAAAATCTGGAAAAATAGGTTTTTATAAAAAAAATTTAAATGAAGTTGTAGAAATAGATAAATGTCTTCTTGTTTCAGAAGAGATAAATCCGGTTATAACAAATCTAAAAAAAGTAATTCCTTTGCTTCCGGTTTTACCAAAAGAGATACATATTTTTTCAAACCAAAAGGAGATTTTATTAAAATTTATTTATAAAAAAGAACCGAGAAAAATTATACTTACAAAAGATAGAGTTAAGAAATTTATATCACCTCTTGTTGTTGGATTTGGAGATTATGTTGAAAAAGATGGAAAAATAGAAAAATTAAGATTTGTAGGACAGGATTATTTAATTTTTGATATAGAAGGATTTAAATATAAAGCAAGCGTAGATTCATTTTTTCAGGTTAATAAATTTCAAATAAAAAATCTTATCAATCTTGTTTTAAAGCATATAGATTATGATAAAGTAGCAGATTTATATTGTGGTGTTGGTTTATTTACTATACCGGCTTCCAAAATATGCAAAGAAGCAATAGGTGTTGAAATAAGCTATCAGGCAATAAAAGATGCTAATTTTAATAAAAAGTTAAATAACTTAAAAAATGTAAAATTCTATCCATCATCTACCGAAAAAGCTTTGCAGATAATAAAATATTTTTCACCGGATATAGTTATAATTGACCCACCGAGAGCCGGTTTAACAAAAGAAGTGATAAATCAACTTGTTAATATAAGCAATTTAAAGAAAATTATTTATGTATCCTGCGACCCTGCAACCCTTGCAAGAGATGTTAAATTGTTTATTGAAAATGGATTTAAAATAAAAGAAACGAATCTGATAGATATGTTTCCAAATACTTATCATATAGAAAGTATAATAGTGATTGAAAGATGA
- the kdsA gene encoding 3-deoxy-8-phosphooctulonate synthase → MKEKFTIIAGPCVIESLDICEEVATVLNQLQNKYPDIRFVFKSSFDKANRSSISSFRGKGLEYGVEVLKIIKEKYKLPVLTDIHESYQAKEVADVVDIIQIPAFLCRQTDLLLAAAQTGREINVKKGQFLAPWDTKNIIEKLKFGGATKYYLTERGVSFGYNNLVVDFRSLPIMRQFAPVIYDATHSVQLPGGLGNASGGQREFIYPLAKAAISVGVDGLFFETHPQPEKALSDGPNQIPLKDFPTIVENLIKLRNFINENNI, encoded by the coding sequence ATGAAAGAAAAATTTACAATAATAGCAGGACCCTGTGTAATTGAAAGCTTAGATATATGTGAAGAGGTTGCTACTGTATTAAATCAGCTACAAAATAAATATCCGGATATTAGATTTGTATTTAAATCATCTTTTGATAAAGCAAATAGAAGTAGTATCTCCTCATTTAGAGGAAAAGGTTTAGAATATGGAGTTGAAGTTTTAAAGATAATCAAGGAAAAATATAAACTTCCTGTTTTGACGGATATTCATGAAAGTTATCAGGCAAAAGAAGTGGCGGATGTTGTAGATATTATACAGATACCGGCATTTTTATGCAGACAGACGGATTTATTACTTGCAGCAGCACAGACAGGAAGAGAAATAAATGTAAAAAAAGGTCAATTTTTAGCACCTTGGGATACAAAAAATATTATTGAAAAATTAAAATTCGGTGGTGCGACCAAATATTATCTTACAGAAAGAGGAGTATCTTTCGGATATAACAATCTTGTTGTTGATTTTAGAAGTTTGCCGATAATGAGGCAGTTTGCACCGGTAATATATGATGCAACCCATAGCGTTCAACTTCCGGGAGGACTTGGAAATGCATCCGGAGGACAAAGGGAGTTTATATATCCACTTGCAAAAGCGGCAATATCCGTTGGAGTAGATGGTTTATTTTTTGAAACTCATCCACAGCCGGAAAAAGCCCTTTCAGACGGACCAAACCAAATACCATTAAAAGATTTTCCTACCATAGTTGAAAATCTAATAAAACTCAGAAACTTTATTAACGAAAACAATATCTAA
- a CDS encoding fibronectin type III domain-containing protein, with the protein MKVGIYFLIFITAFIFSCGVKGNPYPPYSTKPKPIEDIKVKQQGDKFVVYFNYQKLYTDDNPIKEPIYFEIYKNKNKFNTEIKEYGGYYYFFDKDKEACYYIIVKTKRNKSNPSKEVCIKIDENIPEKPEISKIYNTEESVIIQIKGNEKEFNIYKVSDEEDYSPVYIAKTDKNIFEDKDVVLNTKYCYYITSNKDNIESEKSQIKCIIFKDEIPPNPPKNARLIIKDGVGFIIWDESDSKDVIGYKIYKNGKVMNQIPLKTYYFEDKDYKEGDIYTITAIDKANNESEGITIK; encoded by the coding sequence TTGAAAGTAGGCATTTATTTTTTAATTTTTATAACTGCTTTTATCTTTTCCTGCGGAGTAAAAGGAAATCCTTATCCACCATATTCTACAAAGCCAAAACCAATTGAAGATATAAAAGTGAAACAACAAGGAGATAAATTTGTTGTATATTTTAATTATCAAAAATTATACACAGATGACAATCCTATAAAGGAACCAATTTATTTTGAAATATATAAAAACAAAAATAAATTTAATACAGAAATCAAAGAATATGGCGGATATTATTACTTTTTTGATAAAGATAAAGAGGCTTGCTACTATATTATTGTAAAAACGAAAAGAAATAAAAGTAATCCTTCAAAAGAAGTTTGTATAAAGATAGATGAAAATATTCCGGAAAAACCGGAAATATCAAAAATTTATAACACAGAAGAAAGTGTAATTATTCAAATTAAAGGAAATGAAAAAGAGTTTAATATATATAAAGTATCAGATGAAGAAGATTATTCACCGGTTTATATAGCAAAAACAGATAAAAATATCTTTGAAGATAAAGATGTAGTATTAAATACAAAATATTGTTATTACATAACTTCAAACAAAGATAATATAGAAAGTGAAAAATCTCAAATAAAATGTATAATATTTAAAGATGAAATACCACCAAATCCACCAAAAAATGCAAGATTAATAATAAAAGATGGGGTTGGATTTATAATCTGGGATGAGTCTGACTCAAAAGATGTGATAGGATACAAAATTTATAAAAATGGAAAAGTTATGAACCAAATACCACTAAAAACATATTATTTTGAAGATAAAGATTATAAAGAAGGAGATATTTACACAATAACAGCAATAGATAAAGCAAATAATGAAAGTGAAGGAATTACAATAAAATGA
- a CDS encoding Lrp/AsnC family transcriptional regulator yields the protein MEEKMEMPIPFAELLKDISQKEMATAYVLIEANPSEIPNILKQLATIPNVKSADVVTGIYDIIVFLEGEDQNEIGKVVIRDINSIPGVKKATTCMVVKI from the coding sequence ATGGAAGAAAAAATGGAGATGCCTATTCCATTTGCAGAATTATTAAAAGATATATCACAGAAAGAGATGGCTACTGCTTATGTTTTGATAGAAGCAAATCCATCTGAAATACCGAATATTTTAAAGCAATTAGCTACTATACCTAATGTTAAATCTGCCGATGTTGTTACCGGTATTTATGATATTATCGTATTTTTAGAAGGTGAAGACCAAAACGAAATAGGTAAAGTTGTTATAAGAGATATAAACTCTATCCCCGGTGTTAAAAAAGCCACAACTTGTATGGTAGTAAAAATATGA